A window of the Brassica napus cultivar Da-Ae chromosome C5, Da-Ae, whole genome shotgun sequence genome harbors these coding sequences:
- the LOC106400980 gene encoding PRA1 family protein E-like yields MNQKPPLPPPYGNGGGPSSSSSSSNTTIGTLSARAKQTTQSVIATLRPWRMLLDLSALALPHSYNEAMANLRHNISYFRANYALAVLGIVFLGLVYHPISMVAFIVVFIGWILFYFSRDGNDPIVVSGREVDDRIVLGVLSVVTVLALVYTDVGENVLVSLVVGLLFVGAHAAVRNTGDLFLDEESARQGGIVSAGSVNRGPGSYTPI; encoded by the coding sequence ATGAATCAAAAGCCTCCTCTTCCTCCGCCGTACGGTAACGGTGGAGgaccttcttcctcctcctcctcttccaacACAACCATCGGGACGTTGAGTGCACGCGCCAAGCAGACGACGCAATCGGTGATCGCCACGCTCCGTCCATGGCGAATGCTTCTGGATCTGTCCGCGCTCGCTCTCCCTCACAGTTACAATGAAGCCATGGCGAACCTGAGGCACAACATCTCTTACTTCCGTGCGAACTACGCGCTCGCCGTCCTCGGGATCGTTTTCCTCGGCCTCGTTTACCACCCGATCTCTATGGTGGCGTTTATCGTCGTCTTCATCGGGTGGATCCTCTTCTACTTCTCCCGCGACGGCAACGATCCGATTGTGGTGTCGGGGAGAGAAGTCGATGACCGGATCGTGTTGGGTGTGCTTAGCGTGGTGACGGTTTTGGCGTTGGTTTATACAGACGTAGGCGAGAACGTTCTGGTTTCGCTGGTCGTTGGATTGCTCTTCGTCGGAGCTCACGCCGCGGTTCGTAATACCGGTGATTTGTTTCTTGATGAAGAATCTGCTCGCCAGGGTGGAATCGTGTCCGCCGGCTCGGTTAACCGGGGACCGGGAAGTTATACCCCAATTTGA
- the LOC106415191 gene encoding probable prefoldin subunit 4, with protein sequence MQLQGKSSGSEMEVTWQDQQNINTFSRFNNRFHELEDEIKFAKEKCDNLEDAGNELILADEEMVRFQIGEVFAHVPKDEVETRIEEMKEATCKTLEKLEQEKESLISQMAELKKVLYAKFKDSINLEED encoded by the exons ATGCAGCTGCAA GGGAAGAGCAGTGGATCTGAGATGGAGGTGACGTGGCAGGACCAGCAGAACATTAATACCTTCAGCCGCTTCAACAATCGATTCCATGAGCTCGAAGACGAAATCAAATTCGCCAAG GAAAAGTGTGATAATCTAGAGGACGCAGGGAACGAGCTGATCCTTGCTGATGAGGAGATGGTGCGGTTTCAAATCGGAGAAGTCTTTGCTCATGTGCCCAAGGACGAGGTGGAAACGAGGATTGAAGAGATGAAAGAGGCCACCTGCAAAACCCTTGAGAAGCTCGAGCAAGAGAAGGAATCACTCATCTCGCAAATGGCCGAGCTTAAGAAGGTGTTGTATGCTAAGTTCAAGGATTCCATCAACCTTGAAGAAGATTGA